The following are from one region of the Methyloversatilis discipulorum genome:
- a CDS encoding VanZ family protein, with amino-acid sequence MPFEARHTRNVLAACVVYTALILWGSLYPFTGWRPTADALAFLGVWNTKALSAPDLVVNALIYIPLGIGLRWLTRSWPALLSIALATAFAAALSFGVEAAQAHLPQRVPSLADFILNTGGGFVGATIAALLTPRWRLVARLQAWRARSFQPTRDADLALVAITGWALSQLSPFVPSLDLGTLRNGLAPLAATLGDPASFDFARMAAYALELFALTLLARDARQRTASLTRFLWLFVLAVLLFKVAVISRQLSAEALAGAAAGLLFGLALPRRLKPARPALAALAMVLALSIGELTPEPGALRQLNWTPFVAHLNNPMLGLSVLIDTFWPYVALAAALHRLSGGGRGITPVIVLVCGGLAFGLEWMQQYVPGRTPDITTVVMALAGALLAVRHLAPAAGEAPRPRSPVRPRLAFTLVAALLLSSASAVWSLARTPPPTVLASARSKPTLPLPEELQLPALPGFRHAHPRLPYPSAGDIVRLRAENPDYIAQLVKRAKGGSGDLSAAIEAAVLAPETQDVRVIVERVVRMKPNWRGHAQTKPIAQVYDWLHDRVPPELMPKLKDKVIEACNHQIRVIRLEALSPYNVYLYNAPFQALMACALSIHGDDPRAAPVMAFTYDYWINRVLPVWRQIGGRNGGWHEGNEYVGIGIGQAIYQVPAMWRSATGEDLFRQEPALRGFLDFLVMRQLPDGSSVKIGDGRFGRRAVDDAQALALEYRHAAAYTLYGKPDRKPVPTSWPWGPLTDTTLYSPAAVQTQPLTHYADGLGWLLARSSWRDDATHLSFKAGDNYWSHSHLDQGSFTLYKGAPLALDSGCYCGYGTDHHLNYHYQTIAHNTLTVTDPADTLPMPARQNKKPRTIANDGGQRRVGSGWDLHAAPMDLEDWRSKYDDFHTGRMVRVVEQDGLLIALADITAAYTSAQTGAHSFHHRTRRVERAWRIFIYDRAADMLVVQDTLEATHAEFTKRWLLHSAEAPRIDGRRFVIERAPVMQVAGLPRLEGEVLYPRDARIVPIGGKGFEFFVDGLNFDENGTLAANIARGPSDLDPGAWRLEISPAAPALEDRFLVVLRPSLGALPPLDATVVEQADGIVADISLPGRRLALRYPHDRLAVEATVTLADGSRRTLSVEGEGTRAPAAGWIDQLRAWVSR; translated from the coding sequence ATGCCCTTCGAAGCGCGCCACACCCGGAACGTCCTCGCGGCATGCGTCGTCTATACCGCGCTGATCCTGTGGGGCAGCCTCTACCCCTTCACCGGCTGGCGACCGACCGCCGATGCACTGGCCTTTCTCGGCGTGTGGAACACGAAGGCGCTGTCGGCGCCCGATCTGGTCGTCAATGCCCTCATATACATACCGCTGGGCATCGGACTGCGCTGGCTGACGCGAAGCTGGCCGGCGCTGCTGTCTATCGCGCTGGCGACGGCCTTCGCCGCCGCCCTCAGTTTCGGGGTCGAAGCTGCGCAGGCGCATCTGCCGCAGCGGGTGCCGTCGCTGGCCGACTTCATCCTGAACACCGGTGGCGGGTTCGTCGGCGCCACGATCGCCGCGCTGCTGACGCCGCGCTGGCGCCTGGTCGCCCGCCTGCAGGCCTGGCGCGCGCGCAGCTTCCAGCCGACGCGCGACGCCGATCTGGCCCTCGTCGCCATTACCGGCTGGGCCCTGTCGCAGCTGTCACCCTTCGTGCCCTCGCTCGACCTTGGCACCCTGCGCAACGGCCTCGCACCGCTGGCGGCCACGCTGGGCGACCCGGCCAGCTTCGATTTCGCACGGATGGCCGCCTACGCGCTGGAACTGTTCGCGCTCACACTGCTGGCGCGCGACGCCCGCCAGCGCACGGCGTCGCTGACGCGCTTTCTGTGGCTGTTCGTGCTGGCAGTGCTGCTGTTCAAGGTGGCGGTGATCAGTCGCCAGCTTTCGGCCGAAGCGCTGGCTGGCGCGGCGGCCGGCCTGCTGTTCGGGCTGGCACTGCCGCGCCGCCTCAAACCGGCACGCCCGGCGCTGGCGGCGCTGGCCATGGTGCTGGCGCTGTCCATCGGCGAACTGACACCGGAACCCGGCGCGCTGCGACAGCTGAACTGGACGCCCTTCGTCGCTCACCTGAACAATCCGATGCTGGGCCTGAGCGTGCTGATCGACACCTTCTGGCCCTATGTCGCACTGGCGGCAGCTCTGCACCGTCTGTCGGGCGGCGGGCGCGGCATCACTCCGGTCATCGTGCTGGTCTGCGGCGGCCTCGCCTTCGGGCTGGAATGGATGCAGCAGTACGTGCCTGGCCGCACGCCCGACATCACGACGGTGGTGATGGCGCTGGCCGGCGCCCTGCTGGCGGTCCGGCATCTGGCGCCGGCAGCCGGTGAAGCGCCGCGGCCGCGCTCGCCGGTGCGTCCGCGACTGGCATTCACGCTGGTCGCCGCACTGCTGCTGAGCAGCGCCAGCGCGGTGTGGTCGCTCGCACGCACGCCCCCTCCAACCGTACTCGCCTCGGCGCGCAGCAAACCGACGCTGCCACTGCCCGAGGAACTTCAACTGCCCGCCCTGCCCGGCTTCCGCCACGCGCATCCGCGGCTGCCCTACCCGTCGGCCGGCGACATCGTCCGCCTGCGCGCCGAAAACCCCGACTACATCGCTCAGCTCGTCAAGCGCGCCAAAGGCGGCAGCGGCGATCTGAGCGCGGCCATCGAGGCGGCGGTGCTGGCGCCGGAAACGCAGGACGTGCGTGTCATCGTCGAGCGCGTCGTCCGGATGAAGCCCAACTGGCGCGGCCACGCGCAGACCAAGCCGATCGCCCAGGTCTATGACTGGCTGCACGACCGCGTACCGCCGGAACTGATGCCGAAGCTGAAGGACAAGGTGATCGAGGCCTGCAATCACCAGATCCGCGTCATCCGCCTGGAGGCGCTGTCGCCGTACAACGTCTATCTGTACAACGCGCCCTTCCAGGCGCTGATGGCCTGCGCGCTGTCCATCCACGGCGACGATCCGCGCGCGGCGCCGGTGATGGCCTTCACCTACGACTACTGGATCAACCGCGTGCTGCCGGTGTGGCGGCAGATCGGCGGACGCAACGGTGGCTGGCACGAAGGCAACGAATACGTCGGCATCGGCATCGGCCAGGCCATCTACCAGGTGCCCGCCATGTGGCGATCGGCCACCGGCGAGGACCTGTTCCGGCAGGAGCCGGCGCTGCGCGGCTTCCTCGATTTTCTGGTCATGCGCCAGCTGCCGGACGGCAGCAGCGTCAAGATCGGCGACGGCCGTTTCGGCCGCCGCGCGGTGGACGACGCACAGGCGCTGGCGCTCGAATACCGCCACGCGGCCGCCTACACGCTGTACGGCAAGCCCGACCGCAAGCCGGTCCCGACCTCGTGGCCCTGGGGGCCGCTGACCGACACCACGCTGTACTCGCCGGCCGCGGTGCAGACACAGCCGCTCACCCATTACGCCGACGGCCTGGGCTGGCTGCTCGCCCGCAGCAGCTGGCGCGACGATGCCACCCATCTGAGCTTCAAGGCCGGCGACAACTACTGGTCGCACAGCCATCTCGACCAGGGCAGCTTCACGCTGTACAAAGGCGCGCCGCTGGCGCTGGACAGCGGCTGCTACTGCGGCTACGGCACCGACCACCATCTGAACTACCACTACCAGACCATCGCCCACAACACGCTGACGGTGACCGATCCGGCCGACACGCTGCCGATGCCGGCGCGCCAGAACAAGAAGCCGCGCACCATCGCCAACGACGGCGGCCAGCGCCGTGTCGGTTCCGGCTGGGACCTGCACGCCGCGCCGATGGACCTCGAAGACTGGCGCAGCAAGTACGACGACTTCCACACCGGCCGCATGGTGCGCGTGGTCGAACAGGACGGCCTGCTGATCGCGCTGGCCGACATCACAGCCGCCTACACCAGCGCACAGACCGGCGCCCACAGCTTCCACCACCGCACACGGCGGGTCGAGCGCGCCTGGCGCATCTTCATCTACGACCGCGCGGCCGACATGCTGGTCGTGCAGGACACGCTGGAAGCGACGCACGCCGAATTCACCAAGCGCTGGCTGCTGCACAGCGCCGAGGCGCCGCGCATCGACGGTCGGCGCTTCGTGATCGAACGCGCGCCGGTGATGCAGGTCGCCGGCCTGCCGCGGCTGGAGGGCGAGGTGCTCTACCCGCGCGACGCGCGCATCGTGCCGATCGGCGGCAAGGGCTTCGAGTTCTTCGTCGACGGACTCAATTTCGATGAGAACGGCACGCTGGCCGCCAACATCGCGCGCGGCCCGTCCGACCTCGATCCGGGCGCCTGGCGGCTGGAAATCTCGCCCGCGGCGCCGGCGCTCGAAGACCGCTTCCTGGTCGTGCTGCGCCCGAGTCTGGGCGCACTGCCGCCGCTGGACGCCACGGTGGTCGAACAGGCGGATGGCATCGTCGCCGACATTTCGCTGCCGGGCCGCCGGCTGGCGCTGCGTTACCCGCACGACCGGCTGGCGGTCGAGGCGACCGTCACGCTGGCCGACGGCAGCCGCCGCACGCTCAGCGTCGAGGGCGAAGGCACGCGCGCGCCGGCCGCCGGATGGATAGATCAACTTCGCGCCTGGGTGTCCCGATGA
- a CDS encoding class I SAM-dependent methyltransferase — protein sequence MSDIQRYPDSPRSEMQRFVPAGARRLLDVGCHTGAFGHALKQVRDIEVWGMEPAADAAALAATRLDRVLAEPMAAGCALPDAHFDAIVFNDVLEHMESPWQTLELAQRWLTPDGVVIISLPNLLHVENVEHMLFERDFRYEGRGVRDRTHLRFFTRKSALRMIEDCGYRVDTAVGINESWWSPSPLRRLTFRLFDRWLAEFKPQQFAFVARPQR from the coding sequence GTGAGCGACATCCAGCGCTACCCCGATTCCCCGCGCAGCGAAATGCAGCGCTTCGTGCCCGCAGGCGCCCGCCGGCTGCTCGACGTCGGCTGCCACACCGGCGCCTTCGGCCACGCGCTGAAACAGGTACGCGACATCGAGGTATGGGGCATGGAGCCGGCCGCCGACGCCGCCGCGCTGGCAGCGACCCGGCTCGACCGGGTGCTCGCCGAGCCGATGGCGGCAGGCTGCGCTCTGCCGGACGCCCACTTCGACGCCATCGTGTTCAACGACGTGCTCGAGCACATGGAATCGCCGTGGCAGACGCTGGAACTGGCGCAGCGCTGGCTCACGCCGGACGGCGTCGTCATCATTTCGCTGCCCAATCTGCTGCACGTCGAGAACGTCGAGCACATGCTGTTCGAACGCGATTTCCGCTACGAAGGCCGCGGCGTGCGCGACCGCACCCATCTGCGTTTCTTCACCCGCAAGAGCGCGCTGCGCATGATCGAGGACTGCGGCTACCGGGTGGACACCGCAGTGGGCATCAACGAATCGTGGTGGTCGCCGTCACCGCTGCGCCGCCTCACCTTCCGCCTGTTCGACCGCTGGCTGGCCGAATTCAAGCCGCAGCAGTTCGCCTTCGTGGCGCGACCGCAACGCTGA
- a CDS encoding TIGR03013 family XrtA/PEP-CTERM system glycosyltransferase, whose protein sequence is MRLIAEAIVLLIAGFGAAWISAPASMESLLPALLPASVFAILMTLLMSALGLYQREQPRNLSELVGRVLFAFLLGLPVAYMVFRLLPQGSVAMPALDVSLCMGFGGILLLRAASFLQADGAGMFTRRILVVGTGAEAASVWASVSTSASATHTIVGFVPVGAEEAVEVPATLVMPEGSCVMQLARDHRANEIVVAVRERRGGVLPLRELLDCKLAGVTVNDLSSFFERMRGQVRLDTLRASWLIYGDGFRQGFARSAVKRVFDIVAASVLLVVTAPIMLLAAIAIAIESGFPVIYRQERVGQGGRTFKVLKFRSMRLDAEADGKPRWAGSNDDRITRVGHFIRKTRIDELPQIFNVLHGDMSFVGPRPERPFFVDQLTDQIPFYAARHSVKPGITGWAQVRYSYGASVDDAVQKLQYDLYYVKNHTLFLDILVLLQTVRVVLTGDGAR, encoded by the coding sequence ATGAGACTTATCGCCGAGGCGATCGTGCTGTTGATCGCCGGTTTCGGCGCCGCCTGGATCAGCGCGCCCGCCAGCATGGAATCGTTGCTGCCCGCACTGCTGCCGGCTTCGGTGTTCGCCATCCTGATGACGCTGCTGATGAGCGCGCTGGGCCTGTACCAGCGGGAACAGCCGCGCAATCTGTCCGAACTGGTCGGGCGCGTGCTGTTTGCCTTCCTGCTCGGCCTGCCGGTTGCCTACATGGTGTTCCGCCTGCTGCCGCAGGGCAGCGTCGCGATGCCGGCACTCGATGTGTCGCTGTGCATGGGTTTCGGCGGCATCCTGCTGCTGCGCGCGGCGTCCTTCCTGCAGGCCGACGGTGCCGGCATGTTCACGCGGCGCATCCTGGTCGTCGGTACCGGCGCTGAGGCGGCTTCCGTGTGGGCCAGCGTATCGACCTCGGCCAGCGCCACCCACACCATCGTCGGTTTCGTGCCGGTCGGTGCCGAAGAGGCGGTCGAAGTGCCGGCCACGCTGGTGATGCCGGAAGGCAGCTGTGTGATGCAGCTGGCCCGCGACCACCGCGCCAACGAGATCGTCGTGGCGGTGCGCGAGCGCCGCGGTGGCGTGCTGCCGCTGCGCGAGCTGCTGGACTGCAAGTTGGCGGGCGTCACCGTGAACGACCTGTCGAGTTTCTTCGAGCGCATGCGCGGCCAGGTCCGTCTGGACACGCTGCGTGCCAGCTGGCTCATCTACGGCGACGGCTTCCGCCAAGGCTTTGCCCGCAGCGCGGTCAAGCGCGTGTTCGACATCGTCGCCGCCAGCGTGCTGCTGGTCGTGACCGCGCCCATCATGCTGCTGGCTGCCATCGCGATTGCGATCGAATCCGGCTTCCCGGTCATCTACCGCCAGGAGCGGGTCGGTCAGGGCGGCCGTACCTTCAAGGTGCTCAAGTTCCGCAGCATGCGTCTGGACGCCGAAGCCGATGGCAAGCCGCGCTGGGCTGGCAGCAACGACGACCGCATCACCCGCGTCGGCCACTTCATCCGCAAGACCCGCATCGACGAACTGCCGCAGATCTTCAACGTGCTGCACGGCGACATGAGTTTCGTCGGTCCGCGCCCGGAGCGTCCTTTCTTCGTCGATCAGCTGACCGACCAGATCCCGTTCTACGCCGCCCGTCACAGCGTCAAGCCGGGCATCACCGGCTGGGCCCAGGTGCGCTACAGCTACGGCGCTTCGGTTGACGACGCGGTGCAGAAGCTGCAGTACGACCTCTACTACGTGAAGAACCACACCCTCTTCCTCGACATCCTGGTGCTGCTGCAGACCGTGCGTGTCGTGCTGACCGGCGACGGCGCCCGCTGA
- the prsK gene encoding XrtA/PEP-CTERM system histidine kinase PrsK, producing the protein MDSLPAAFALYAYAAAALGFAAFCLQLFMSTSRSPRARLLGWCMVGGALWCAAMTGFVWRPHPLWWTLAHAADALHYLLFLFFLAACVVDPDGRQPLRGLVRKPSWLIRLALITVLPCALAYAVLSWVLPRDAGVLVWLMGCGLALSLLGAVMTEQFYRNTPQQWRWGVKPMTLGLGFTLVFDLYFFSEALMFRELDPTLWAVRGLVHAIAIPLFAASSARIREWSIRLNVSREAVFHTSALVMTGAALLIIALAGYYVRFFGGEWGAALQTVVLAAGALGLVASIASGSVRAWLRVFVNKHFFSLRYDYRAEWLKLADTLYSASNVDTLREASIRVMADLVESPGGMLWLRNEQGVYAPAARLNLPAIDAREPAYSPLIALLLGRMWVVNIEEHRSRPGVYGHMRLPEWVAQIPEAWLICPLGSEDMPLGFVVLCRPRALVDLNWEVRDLLKTAGRQVAGVLNQTQAMEALIEAKKFEAFSKMSAFVVHDLKNLIAQLTLLLRNAQKHRDNPEFQQDMLDTIEHAVGRMNSMLLQLRSGTQPIEQAAPVSLTPLLERLHRSRARSGCALALEVESGLVIRAHEDRIERVVGHLVQNALDATPQNGKVSIRARSGQEGVVVEVEDNGCGMTEEFVRERLFKPFQSTKANGMGIGAYESFRYIQDLGGRIEVISEPGRGSLFRLVFPQQTAAAAVA; encoded by the coding sequence ATGGATTCCCTCCCCGCCGCCTTTGCGCTTTACGCATACGCTGCGGCCGCGCTCGGATTCGCCGCCTTCTGCCTGCAGCTTTTCATGAGCACCAGCCGGTCGCCGCGCGCCCGCCTGCTCGGCTGGTGCATGGTGGGCGGCGCCCTGTGGTGTGCCGCGATGACCGGATTCGTGTGGCGCCCCCATCCGCTGTGGTGGACGCTGGCGCACGCGGCCGATGCCCTGCACTACCTGCTCTTTCTGTTCTTCCTGGCGGCCTGCGTGGTCGACCCCGATGGGCGCCAGCCCCTGCGCGGGCTGGTACGCAAACCTTCCTGGCTGATACGGCTGGCCCTGATCACGGTCCTGCCCTGTGCGCTCGCCTACGCCGTGCTGTCCTGGGTGTTGCCGCGCGACGCGGGGGTGCTGGTCTGGCTGATGGGGTGCGGCCTGGCGCTGAGCCTGCTGGGCGCGGTGATGACCGAGCAGTTCTATCGCAACACGCCGCAGCAGTGGCGCTGGGGCGTCAAGCCGATGACGCTGGGTCTGGGCTTCACGCTGGTGTTCGACCTTTATTTCTTCTCCGAAGCGCTGATGTTCCGCGAACTGGATCCGACCCTGTGGGCGGTGCGCGGTCTGGTGCACGCCATCGCCATTCCGCTGTTCGCCGCGTCGTCGGCGCGCATCCGCGAGTGGTCGATCCGGCTCAATGTGTCGCGCGAAGCGGTGTTCCACACTTCGGCGCTGGTGATGACCGGGGCAGCGCTGCTCATCATCGCGCTGGCCGGCTACTACGTCCGTTTCTTCGGCGGAGAGTGGGGTGCGGCACTGCAGACCGTGGTGCTGGCAGCCGGTGCGCTGGGGCTGGTGGCGTCCATCGCCTCCGGCAGCGTGCGCGCCTGGCTGCGTGTATTCGTGAACAAGCACTTCTTCAGCCTGCGCTATGACTACCGGGCGGAGTGGCTGAAGCTGGCCGACACGCTGTACAGCGCCTCCAACGTCGACACCTTGCGCGAGGCGTCGATACGGGTGATGGCCGATCTGGTCGAAAGCCCGGGCGGCATGCTGTGGCTGCGCAACGAGCAGGGCGTGTATGCGCCGGCGGCGCGGCTCAACCTGCCGGCCATCGACGCGCGCGAGCCGGCCTACAGTCCGCTGATCGCGCTGCTGCTCGGTCGCATGTGGGTGGTCAATATCGAGGAGCACCGCTCGCGCCCCGGCGTCTATGGCCACATGCGCCTGCCTGAATGGGTGGCGCAGATTCCCGAGGCCTGGCTCATCTGCCCGCTCGGCAGCGAGGACATGCCGCTCGGCTTCGTCGTGCTGTGCCGCCCGCGCGCCCTGGTCGACCTGAACTGGGAGGTGCGCGACCTGCTGAAGACGGCGGGCCGCCAGGTGGCGGGCGTGCTGAACCAGACGCAGGCGATGGAGGCGCTGATCGAGGCGAAGAAGTTCGAAGCCTTCTCGAAGATGAGCGCCTTCGTCGTGCACGACCTGAAGAACCTCATTGCCCAGCTCACGCTGCTGCTGCGCAACGCACAGAAGCATCGCGACAACCCGGAATTCCAGCAGGACATGCTGGACACCATCGAGCACGCGGTCGGCCGCATGAACAGCATGCTGCTGCAGCTGCGCTCCGGCACCCAGCCGATCGAACAGGCGGCGCCGGTATCGCTGACGCCGCTGCTCGAAAGGCTGCATCGGTCACGTGCGCGCAGTGGCTGCGCGCTGGCGCTCGAAGTCGAGAGCGGACTGGTGATCCGTGCTCATGAAGACCGGATAGAGCGGGTTGTGGGGCATCTTGTGCAGAATGCACTGGATGCCACGCCGCAAAACGGTAAAGTCAGCATCAGGGCGCGCAGCGGACAGGAGGGCGTCGTGGTCGAGGTCGAGGACAACGGCTGCGGCATGACCGAAGAGTTCGTGCGCGAGCGCCTGTTCAAGCCGTTCCAGTCCACCAAGGCGAACGGCATGGGCATCGGCGCCTATGAAAGTTTCCGCTACATCCAGGATCTGGGTGGACGCATCGAAGTAATCAGCGAGCCGGGGCGGGGCAGCCTGTTCCGGCTCGTGTTTCCTCAGCAGACGGCCGCGGCGGCCGTCGCCTGA
- a CDS encoding MBOAT family O-acyltransferase — MIFSQPVFFVFLAALLAIYGLCRTQPQRAVVLLAGSLIFYASWKPAYLILLVLSVSINYLFYSALSRTRSKRTLVIALVLNLALLGGIKYLGMLIDTAIAVAAFAGHTDTGLDSHWTHWALPLGISFYTFHMLSVMIDVYRGEWTTRISFRSWWLYISFFPHMVAGPILRASELVEQLERLGPLQARDLKVGALIFMGGLIKKILFADNFAGLADELWADPSRLDTATAWLAVTAFALQIYFDFSGYSEMAIGLARGFGVDLPRNFRYPYISRSPQEFWQRWHITLSRWLRDYLYVSLGGNRAGYARTLANLMITMVLGGLWHGAAWTFVIWGFLHGAWLVAHRVVQPWLPKPQAPAGQIAYAVLAWGCSMVVVWVTWVFFRAGSTTQAFDICARMAGLAGSDASPPAVRSYVWLLTALTCVLVLLESRIVSACASGLDRWSRVTPLLRGGVYAAAILCVVVFGGSTQRFIYFDF, encoded by the coding sequence ATGATCTTCAGCCAGCCCGTCTTCTTCGTCTTCCTTGCCGCGCTGCTGGCGATCTACGGCCTGTGCCGCACGCAGCCGCAGCGCGCGGTCGTGCTGCTGGCCGGCAGCCTCATCTTCTACGCGTCGTGGAAACCGGCCTACCTCATCCTGCTGGTGCTGTCGGTCAGCATCAACTACCTGTTCTACAGCGCACTGTCGCGCACACGCAGCAAGCGCACGCTGGTGATCGCGCTGGTGCTAAATCTGGCGCTGCTCGGCGGCATCAAGTACCTGGGCATGCTGATCGACACGGCGATCGCCGTCGCCGCCTTCGCCGGCCATACCGACACCGGCCTCGACAGCCACTGGACGCACTGGGCGCTGCCGCTGGGCATCAGCTTCTACACCTTCCACATGCTGTCGGTGATGATCGACGTGTACCGCGGCGAATGGACCACGCGCATTTCCTTCCGCTCGTGGTGGCTGTACATCAGCTTCTTCCCGCACATGGTGGCCGGCCCCATCCTGCGCGCCTCCGAACTGGTCGAGCAGCTGGAGCGCCTGGGGCCGCTGCAGGCGCGTGACCTCAAGGTGGGTGCGCTCATCTTCATGGGCGGGCTGATCAAGAAGATACTGTTCGCCGACAACTTCGCCGGCCTGGCCGACGAACTGTGGGCCGACCCGTCGCGGCTGGACACTGCCACCGCGTGGCTGGCGGTCACCGCCTTCGCGCTGCAGATCTACTTCGACTTCTCCGGCTACAGCGAAATGGCGATCGGTCTGGCGCGCGGCTTCGGCGTCGATCTGCCGCGCAATTTCCGCTACCCCTACATCAGCCGCAGCCCGCAGGAATTCTGGCAGCGCTGGCACATCACGCTGTCGCGCTGGCTGCGCGATTACCTCTATGTGTCGCTCGGCGGCAACCGCGCCGGCTACGCGCGCACGCTGGCCAACCTGATGATCACCATGGTGCTCGGCGGGCTGTGGCACGGTGCCGCCTGGACCTTCGTCATCTGGGGTTTCCTGCACGGCGCCTGGCTGGTGGCGCACCGCGTCGTCCAGCCCTGGCTGCCGAAGCCGCAGGCGCCGGCAGGGCAGATCGCTTACGCCGTGCTCGCCTGGGGCTGCAGCATGGTCGTCGTCTGGGTCACCTGGGTGTTCTTCCGTGCCGGATCGACCACACAGGCCTTCGACATCTGCGCGCGCATGGCCGGGCTGGCCGGCAGCGACGCCAGTCCACCGGCGGTGCGCAGCTATGTCTGGCTGCTGACCGCGCTCACCTGCGTCCTGGTGCTGCTGGAGTCGCGCATCGTCAGCGCCTGCGCCAGCGGCCTCGACCGCTGGTCGCGGGTGACGCCGCTGCTGCGCGGTGGCGTCTATGCGGCCGCGATACTGTGTGTGGTAGTTTTCGGCGGCAGCACGCAGCGTTTCATCTATTTCGACTTCTGA
- the prsR gene encoding PEP-CTERM-box response regulator transcription factor, giving the protein MADKGRTLLIVEDDPALQKQMRWSFDDYEVVLASDRESALAQIRRHEPAVITMDLGLPPAPDDVTEGMALLGEIMALAPQSKVIVLTGQNDRANALRAIGMGAYDFYAKPFEPELLALLIERAFRLHDLQTENTRLANQNLGVEGRFITRDANMLRVLRTIEKVSATRATVLLLGESGTGKEVLAKTLHDRSERAGERFVAINCAAIPDNLLESELFGYEKGAFTGATKQTPGKIEVANKGTLFLDEIGDLPGPLQAKLLRFLQERVIERLGGRDEIPIDVRVVCATHQNLQTLIGESRFREDLYYRLAEIVVTIPPLREREGDAALLAHSFVKRFAGEQGRSSMSLSREAVAAIEAHKWPGNVRELENCIKRATIMADGNQIMVPDLGLKPAEENGSFFNLRQIREEAERKAVVSVLARVDGNMVKAAEMLGVSRPTLYDLMNRFGLR; this is encoded by the coding sequence ATGGCTGACAAGGGTCGTACGCTGTTGATCGTCGAGGACGATCCTGCGCTGCAGAAGCAGATGCGCTGGAGCTTCGACGATTACGAAGTGGTGCTTGCCAGTGACCGCGAATCGGCGCTGGCGCAGATACGGCGCCACGAGCCGGCGGTCATCACGATGGACCTGGGCCTGCCGCCGGCGCCGGACGATGTGACCGAAGGCATGGCCCTGCTCGGCGAAATCATGGCGCTGGCGCCGCAGTCCAAGGTGATCGTGCTGACCGGACAGAACGACCGCGCCAACGCGTTGCGCGCGATCGGCATGGGCGCCTACGACTTCTACGCCAAGCCCTTCGAACCCGAACTGCTGGCGCTGCTGATCGAGCGCGCCTTCCGCCTGCATGACCTGCAGACCGAGAACACGCGCCTGGCCAATCAGAACCTCGGTGTCGAAGGCCGCTTCATCACGCGCGACGCCAACATGCTGCGCGTGCTGCGCACCATCGAGAAGGTGTCGGCAACGCGCGCCACCGTGCTGCTGCTGGGCGAAAGCGGCACCGGCAAGGAGGTGCTGGCGAAGACGCTGCACGACCGTTCGGAGCGTGCCGGCGAACGCTTCGTCGCGATCAACTGCGCGGCCATCCCCGACAACCTGCTCGAAAGCGAACTGTTCGGCTACGAGAAGGGCGCGTTCACCGGCGCCACCAAGCAGACGCCGGGCAAGATCGAGGTCGCCAACAAGGGCACGCTCTTCCTCGACGAGATCGGCGACCTGCCGGGCCCGCTGCAGGCCAAGCTGCTGCGCTTCCTGCAGGAGCGGGTGATCGAGCGACTGGGCGGCCGCGACGAGATTCCGATCGACGTGCGCGTGGTGTGCGCCACCCACCAGAACCTGCAGACACTGATCGGCGAAAGCCGCTTCCGCGAGGATCTTTACTACCGCCTCGCCGAAATCGTCGTCACGATACCGCCGCTGCGCGAGCGCGAGGGCGACGCCGCGCTGCTGGCGCATTCCTTCGTCAAGCGCTTCGCCGGCGAGCAGGGACGCAGTTCGATGTCGCTGTCGCGCGAGGCGGTGGCGGCGATCGAGGCGCACAAGTGGCCGGGCAATGTGCGCGAGCTGGAGAACTGCATCAAGCGCGCCACCATCATGGCCGACGGCAACCAGATCATGGTGCCTGACCTGGGCCTGAAGCCGGCGGAAGAGAACGGCAGCTTCTTCAATCTGCGCCAGATCCGCGAGGAAGCCGAGCGCAAGGCCGTCGTCAGCGTGCTGGCGCGCGTCGACGGCAATATGGTCAAGGCCGCCGAAATGCTCGGCGTGAGCCGGCCGACCCTTTACGACCTGATGAATCGTTTCGGCCTGCGCTGA